In one window of Streptomyces sp. NBC_01224 DNA:
- a CDS encoding S41 family peptidase: protein MTQPAYLRYPHVQGDLIAFTAEDDVWLAPLDGGRAWRVSADNRPVTNPRISPDGTRVAWTSTRDGAPEVHIAPVDGGPSKRLTYWGDARTSVRGWTPEGDVLVISTQGQASLRRSWARAVPVDGGPARTLPYGPVGSLAYGPGGRVLLLSATMGREAAAWKRYRGGTAGKLWIAEEGATDGPAEFVRLHEDLDGNIESPMWVGDRVAFLSDHEGVGALYSSLPDGSDLRRHTGIEGFYARHATTDGTRVGYDSAGELWLLDDLEGSEPRRIDIRLGGQRADLQPHPVHAGSHLDSASPDRTGRGSAVGTRGAVHWVTHREGPARALAVEPGVRARMPRAFQADGDQHVVWVTDAEGDDALECAPATGTAPGAVPRRLAAGRIGRVLGLEAAPDGSRFAVAAHDGRVLIVERESGEVHEVDRSEHGDASGLVFSPDSSWLAWSHPGPEPLRQLKLAHLADLSVAEATPLRFRDFAPAFTTDGKHLAFLSERSFDPVYDAHVFDLAFIGACRPHLLTLAATTPSPFGPQRHGRPAEKEKSGGEGEDNPTALPVTRIDLDGLADRIVPLPVEAASYSTLRAAKDGLLWLSHPVTGVLGTSGATPDARRPETVLERYDLEKLRCEELASDVDGFAVSGDGKRIVLHTRGKLRVVPSDSRVPAGDDHDGGSDSSVTVDLSRIRRILDPAAEWRQMYDEAGRIMRDNFWRPDMGGIDWDGVLDRYRPVLERVATHDDLIDLLWEVQGELGTSHAYVTPPGGWRDDSARQGLLGADISCTDEGSWRIDRILPSETSDPAARSPLAAPGVAVRVGDAILAVDGHPVDPVAGPGPLLTGSAGKPVELTVSPVDGGDPRHVVVVPVADEEALRYHAWVADRRAYVHEHSGGRLGYLHVPDMVGSGWAQLHRDLRIEVAREGLVVDVRENRGGHTSQLIVEKLARRIVGWDMPRGMQPYSYPEDAPRGPVVAVANEFSGSDGDIVNAAIKALHIGPVVGTRTWGGVVGIDSRYKLVDGTSVTQPKYAFWFEGYGWGVENHGVDPDVEVVMAPQDHAAGRDPQLDEAIRIALASLAQTPAKRAPERPGV, encoded by the coding sequence GTGACGCAGCCTGCCTACCTCCGATACCCCCATGTCCAGGGCGATTTGATCGCCTTCACCGCCGAGGACGATGTCTGGCTGGCGCCGCTGGACGGCGGCCGAGCCTGGCGCGTCAGCGCCGACAACCGACCCGTCACCAACCCGCGGATATCTCCCGACGGAACCCGCGTCGCCTGGACGTCCACCCGGGACGGGGCGCCCGAAGTGCACATCGCACCGGTCGACGGCGGCCCCTCCAAGCGGCTCACGTACTGGGGCGACGCACGGACCTCCGTACGCGGCTGGACGCCCGAGGGCGACGTACTGGTCATCAGCACCCAGGGGCAGGCGTCACTGCGGCGCAGCTGGGCCAGGGCCGTACCGGTCGACGGCGGGCCCGCGCGGACCCTGCCGTACGGGCCGGTCGGCTCCCTCGCGTACGGGCCCGGCGGGCGGGTCCTGCTGCTCTCGGCCACCATGGGCCGCGAGGCCGCCGCCTGGAAGCGCTACCGGGGCGGCACCGCGGGCAAGTTGTGGATCGCGGAAGAGGGCGCGACCGACGGGCCGGCGGAGTTCGTACGGCTGCACGAGGACCTGGACGGGAACATCGAATCCCCGATGTGGGTGGGTGACCGCGTCGCCTTCCTTTCCGACCACGAAGGCGTGGGCGCGCTCTACTCCTCGCTCCCCGACGGCTCGGATCTGCGCCGGCACACCGGCATCGAGGGGTTCTACGCCCGCCACGCGACCACCGACGGGACCCGCGTCGGCTACGACTCGGCGGGTGAACTCTGGCTGCTGGACGACCTCGAAGGCTCCGAGCCCCGTCGTATCGACATCCGGCTCGGCGGCCAGCGCGCCGACCTCCAGCCCCACCCGGTGCACGCCGGCAGCCACCTCGACTCCGCGTCCCCGGACCGTACGGGCCGCGGCAGTGCCGTCGGGACGCGCGGTGCCGTCCACTGGGTCACCCACCGAGAGGGCCCGGCCCGGGCGCTCGCCGTCGAACCGGGCGTACGGGCCAGGATGCCCCGCGCCTTCCAGGCCGACGGCGACCAGCACGTGGTCTGGGTCACCGACGCCGAGGGCGACGACGCCCTGGAGTGCGCACCCGCCACCGGCACCGCACCGGGCGCCGTACCACGCCGCCTCGCCGCGGGCCGTATCGGCAGGGTCCTCGGCCTGGAGGCGGCCCCGGACGGCAGCCGGTTCGCCGTCGCCGCGCACGACGGGCGGGTGCTGATCGTCGAGCGGGAGAGCGGCGAGGTCCACGAGGTGGACCGAAGCGAGCACGGCGACGCCTCAGGCCTTGTCTTCTCGCCCGACTCCTCCTGGCTCGCCTGGTCGCACCCCGGGCCCGAGCCGCTCAGGCAGCTCAAGCTCGCACACCTTGCCGATCTGTCGGTCGCCGAGGCCACCCCGCTGCGCTTCCGGGACTTCGCCCCCGCGTTCACCACCGACGGCAAGCACCTCGCGTTCCTCTCCGAGCGGTCCTTCGACCCGGTCTACGACGCCCATGTCTTCGACCTGGCGTTCATCGGCGCCTGCCGTCCGCATCTGCTGACGCTCGCCGCCACCACGCCCTCCCCGTTCGGGCCGCAGCGCCACGGCCGTCCGGCCGAGAAGGAGAAGAGCGGCGGCGAGGGCGAGGACAACCCGACCGCGCTGCCCGTCACCCGGATCGACCTCGACGGACTCGCCGACCGGATCGTGCCGCTGCCCGTCGAGGCCGCCAGCTACTCCACGCTGCGCGCCGCGAAGGACGGGCTGCTGTGGCTGAGCCATCCGGTGACCGGGGTGCTCGGTACGAGCGGCGCCACGCCCGACGCCCGCCGGCCCGAGACCGTCCTCGAACGGTACGACCTGGAGAAGCTGCGCTGCGAGGAACTCGCCTCGGACGTCGACGGCTTCGCGGTCAGCGGCGACGGCAAGCGGATCGTCCTGCACACCCGGGGCAAGCTGCGCGTCGTACCGTCCGACAGCCGTGTCCCGGCCGGCGACGACCACGACGGCGGCAGCGACAGCAGCGTCACCGTCGACCTCTCCCGGATTCGCCGGATCCTCGACCCGGCCGCCGAGTGGCGTCAGATGTACGACGAGGCCGGGCGCATCATGCGGGACAACTTCTGGCGTCCCGACATGGGCGGCATCGACTGGGACGGAGTCCTGGACCGCTACCGCCCGGTGCTGGAGCGCGTCGCCACCCATGACGACCTGATCGACCTGCTGTGGGAGGTGCAGGGCGAGCTCGGCACCTCGCACGCCTACGTGACGCCGCCCGGCGGATGGCGCGACGACTCGGCCCGGCAGGGGCTGCTCGGTGCGGACATCTCCTGCACGGACGAAGGCAGTTGGCGCATCGACCGAATCCTGCCGTCGGAGACCTCCGACCCGGCGGCCCGCTCGCCGCTCGCCGCACCCGGGGTGGCGGTGCGCGTCGGGGACGCGATCCTCGCCGTCGACGGGCACCCGGTCGACCCGGTGGCCGGGCCCGGACCGCTGCTGACCGGCTCGGCCGGCAAGCCGGTCGAGCTGACCGTCTCACCGGTGGACGGCGGTGACCCGCGCCATGTCGTCGTCGTACCGGTCGCCGACGAGGAGGCGCTGCGCTACCACGCGTGGGTCGCCGACCGGCGGGCCTACGTCCACGAGCACTCCGGCGGGCGCCTCGGCTACCTCCATGTCCCCGACATGGTCGGCTCGGGCTGGGCGCAGCTCCACCGCGATCTGCGGATCGAAGTGGCGCGTGAGGGGCTGGTGGTGGACGTCCGGGAGAACCGGGGCGGGCACACCTCGCAGCTGATCGTGGAGAAACTCGCCCGGCGCATCGTCGGCTGGGACATGCCGCGCGGGATGCAGCCGTACAGCTACCCGGAGGACGCACCGCGCGGCCCCGTGGTGGCCGTCGCCAACGAGTTCTCCGGCTCGGACGGCGACATCGTGAACGCTGCGATCAAGGCGCTGCACATCGGGCCGGTGGTCGGCACGCGTACCTGGGGCGGGGTGGTCGGCATCGACAGCCGGTACAAGCTCGTGGACGGGACGTCGGTCACCCAGCCCAAGTACGCGTTCTGGTTCGAGGGTTACGGCTGGGGTGTGGAGAACCACGGGGTCGATCCCGATGTCGAGGTCGTGATGGCGCCGCAGGACCATGCCGCGGGGCGGGATCCGCAGCTGGACGAGGCGATCCGGATCGCGCTCGCGTCGCTGGCCCAGACGCCGGCGAAGCGGGCACCGGAGCGGCCGGGGGTGTAG
- a CDS encoding histidine triad nucleotide-binding protein, whose protein sequence is MAGEPQPDCLFCKIVSGDIPATIVRETETTVAFRDINPQAPTHVLVIPRVHYPDAAALAAAEPGIAADILREAGHVAADEQIVDSGYRVVFNTGSGAGQTVFHAHAHVLGGRGLQWPPG, encoded by the coding sequence ATGGCGGGAGAACCGCAGCCCGACTGCCTGTTCTGCAAGATCGTCTCGGGTGACATCCCGGCAACCATCGTCCGGGAGACCGAAACCACCGTCGCCTTCCGGGACATAAACCCGCAGGCCCCCACCCACGTACTCGTCATCCCTCGCGTCCACTACCCGGACGCCGCCGCCCTCGCCGCCGCCGAGCCGGGGATCGCCGCCGACATACTGCGCGAGGCCGGCCACGTCGCCGCCGACGAGCAGATCGTGGACAGCGGCTACCGGGTCGTCTTCAACACCGGCTCCGGCGCCGGCCAGACCGTCTTCCACGCGCACGCCCACGTCCTGGGCGGCCGCGGACTGCAGTGGCCCCCCGGCTAG
- a CDS encoding ribonuclease Z — MSVRELVVLGTASQVPTRHRNHNGYLLRWDGEGILFDPGEGTQRQMLRAGVAAHDINRICVTHFHGDHSLGLAGVIQRINLDQVPHPVTAHYPASGQRFFERLRYATAYRESVELTEAPVAADGVLAATDAYTLSSHRLSHPVESYGYRLVEPDGRRMLPAKLAEHGIKGPDVGRIQREGSLGGVTLDDVSERRRGQRFAFIMDTRLCDGVHVLAEGCDLLVIESTFLDEDERLATDHGHLTAGQAARVARDAGVRHLVLTHFSQRYDDPAVFEDRARAAGFEGELTVARDLGRVPVPTRHL, encoded by the coding sequence GTGTCCGTACGCGAACTCGTGGTCCTCGGCACCGCCAGCCAGGTCCCGACCAGGCACCGCAATCACAACGGCTATCTGCTCCGCTGGGACGGCGAGGGCATCCTCTTCGACCCGGGTGAGGGCACTCAGCGCCAGATGCTGCGGGCCGGCGTCGCCGCGCACGACATCAACCGGATCTGCGTCACGCACTTCCACGGTGACCACTCGCTCGGCCTGGCCGGGGTGATCCAGCGGATCAACCTCGACCAGGTCCCGCACCCGGTCACCGCGCACTACCCGGCGAGCGGACAGCGCTTCTTCGAGCGGCTGCGGTACGCGACCGCCTACCGCGAGTCCGTCGAGCTGACCGAGGCCCCGGTCGCCGCCGACGGGGTGCTCGCCGCCACGGACGCGTACACGCTCAGCAGCCACCGGCTCTCGCACCCCGTCGAGTCGTACGGCTACCGGCTCGTCGAGCCCGACGGGCGTCGCATGCTGCCCGCGAAGCTCGCCGAGCACGGCATCAAGGGGCCGGACGTCGGCCGGATCCAGCGGGAGGGCTCCCTCGGCGGCGTGACGCTCGACGACGTCTCCGAGCGCAGGCGCGGACAGCGGTTCGCGTTCATCATGGACACAAGGCTCTGCGACGGCGTGCACGTGCTCGCCGAGGGATGCGACCTGCTGGTCATCGAGTCGACCTTCCTCGACGAGGACGAACGACTCGCCACCGACCACGGCCATCTGACCGCCGGCCAGGCGGCCCGGGTGGCCCGGGACGCGGGCGTACGGCACCTCGTGCTGACGCACTTCTCGCAGCGGTACGACGACCCGGCCGTCTTCGAGGACCGGGCCCGCGCCGCCGGGTTCGAGGGCGAACTGACCGTCGCCCGGGACCTCGGCCGGGTTCCGGTGCCCACCCGGCACCTCTGA
- a CDS encoding adenosine deaminase: protein MHLPKAELHLHIEGTLEPELAFALAERNGVQLPYANTEELRTAYLFDDLQTFLDLYYALMAVLRTEEDFEELADAYLTRAAAQGVRHAEIFFDPQAHTARGVPIGTVVDGLGRALDRSEAKHGISTQLIMCFLRDQSAESALETLEAAKPYLHRISAVGLDSAEVGHPPVKFREVYEAAGALGLRKVAHAGEEGPPEYIREALDVLGVERIDHGLRCMEDADLVKRLVADRVPLTLCPLSNVRLRAIDTLEEHPLRAMMAAGLLCTVNSDDPAYFGGYVGDTFHAVHETLGLDHEQLRTLARNSFEAAFLDHDEERRTRYLAEVEAYEFD, encoded by the coding sequence GTGCACCTCCCCAAAGCCGAACTCCATCTCCACATCGAAGGAACCCTCGAACCCGAGCTGGCCTTCGCGCTCGCCGAACGCAACGGCGTGCAGCTGCCGTACGCGAACACCGAAGAGCTCCGCACCGCCTATCTCTTCGACGATCTGCAGACCTTCCTCGATCTGTACTACGCGCTGATGGCCGTGCTCCGGACCGAGGAGGACTTCGAGGAACTCGCCGACGCGTATCTCACCCGAGCCGCCGCCCAGGGCGTCCGGCACGCGGAGATCTTCTTCGACCCGCAGGCACACACCGCCCGGGGCGTCCCGATCGGCACCGTCGTCGACGGGCTCGGCCGGGCGCTGGACCGCAGCGAGGCTAAGCACGGCATCTCCACCCAGCTGATCATGTGCTTCCTGCGCGACCAGTCGGCCGAGTCGGCGCTGGAGACCCTGGAGGCCGCGAAGCCGTATCTGCACCGGATCAGCGCGGTCGGCCTCGACTCGGCGGAGGTCGGGCACCCGCCCGTCAAGTTCCGTGAGGTGTACGAGGCGGCCGGGGCGCTCGGGCTGCGCAAGGTCGCCCATGCCGGCGAGGAGGGCCCGCCCGAGTACATCCGGGAGGCCCTGGACGTCCTCGGGGTCGAGCGCATCGACCACGGGCTGCGCTGCATGGAGGACGCGGACCTGGTGAAGCGGCTGGTCGCCGACCGGGTGCCGCTCACCCTCTGCCCGCTGTCCAACGTGCGGCTGCGCGCCATCGACACGCTGGAGGAGCACCCGCTGCGGGCCATGATGGCCGCCGGACTGCTCTGCACGGTGAACTCCGACGACCCCGCCTATTTCGGCGGATACGTCGGGGACACCTTCCATGCCGTCCACGAGACGCTCGGCCTGGACCACGAGCAGTTGCGTACGCTGGCGCGCAACTCCTTCGAGGCGGCCTTCCTCGACCACGACGAGGAGCGCAGGACGCGCTATCTGGCCGAGGTCGAGGCGTACGAGTTCGACTGA
- a CDS encoding MFS transporter, translated as MSSRPRAAWPLVAVFTAGYLAAYLLPTIVGRLSVHLGLSTAQAGLVGSALLLSSATAGFTLAGRVETYGPRRAARTGLVLAMVGYGCAALAGSVPLVVMGAMIGGFGSGTATAVAAAGIAAQRDPHRTSSLGLLSVSATAGALYLTIPHLGGGHRLPFASIALAALLVWPATARLGGAAPSGPAAPVAGRLPHRRSGLVLAGGMLVWSMAQNALWGVSGRIGVVQAGLSEITVGAVFAAALGAGLLGVMGAGVLGAKLGRAVPIGLGTVIIAVSIVLSSSAGNLGSFATGEILWNTVYPVVLSYLIGLAASLDVRGRWAVLAGSASSVGVACGPVLGSVLSEQAGYPVMGLILGAVTLLVAAPVTAVALHTGGRPLVPGSVRRRGGAPAALLAVTTGAVPGAVPKLGAPEQAVTEISLPALRRRRPVKNAFRTAGPSGTVGQSNSYASTSAR; from the coding sequence ATGTCCTCGCGCCCTCGCGCCGCGTGGCCCCTGGTCGCCGTGTTCACCGCCGGTTACCTCGCCGCCTATCTGCTCCCCACCATCGTCGGACGGCTCTCCGTCCATCTGGGCCTCAGTACGGCCCAGGCCGGTCTGGTGGGCAGCGCCCTGCTGCTGAGCTCGGCCACCGCCGGGTTCACGCTGGCGGGCCGGGTCGAGACGTACGGACCGCGAAGGGCGGCCCGGACCGGACTGGTGCTGGCCATGGTGGGATACGGCTGCGCAGCGCTGGCGGGCTCCGTGCCGCTGGTGGTCATGGGCGCGATGATCGGCGGCTTCGGCTCCGGCACGGCGACCGCGGTGGCCGCGGCGGGCATCGCCGCCCAGCGCGATCCGCACCGGACCTCGTCGCTCGGTCTGCTCAGCGTCTCCGCGACGGCGGGCGCCCTCTATCTGACGATCCCGCACCTCGGCGGCGGCCACCGGCTGCCGTTCGCCTCGATCGCCCTCGCCGCGCTGCTCGTCTGGCCCGCCACCGCGCGGCTCGGCGGTGCCGCGCCCAGCGGTCCCGCCGCCCCCGTCGCCGGCCGGCTGCCGCACCGCCGTTCCGGTCTGGTGCTGGCGGGCGGAATGCTCGTCTGGTCCATGGCGCAGAACGCGCTGTGGGGCGTCAGCGGCCGGATCGGTGTGGTCCAGGCCGGGCTCTCCGAGATCACCGTCGGTGCGGTGTTCGCCGCCGCGCTCGGTGCGGGTCTGCTCGGGGTGATGGGCGCTGGGGTGCTGGGCGCGAAGCTCGGCCGTGCGGTGCCGATCGGTCTGGGCACCGTGATCATCGCGGTGAGCATCGTGCTCAGCTCGTCGGCCGGGAATCTCGGTTCGTTCGCGACCGGCGAGATCCTGTGGAACACCGTCTACCCGGTGGTCCTGTCGTATCTGATCGGCCTGGCCGCTTCCCTGGACGTACGCGGCCGCTGGGCGGTGCTCGCGGGCTCCGCGTCATCCGTCGGAGTGGCCTGCGGACCGGTGCTCGGCAGCGTGCTGTCCGAGCAGGCCGGCTACCCGGTCATGGGCCTGATCCTGGGCGCCGTCACGCTCCTGGTCGCGGCCCCGGTCACGGCTGTCGCCCTGCACACCGGTGGCCGTCCGCTGGTGCCGGGATCGGTGCGCCGCAGGGGCGGCGCACCGGCCGCGCTGCTCGCCGTCACCACCGGAGCGGTACCCGGTGCCGTACCCAAGCTGGGCGCGCCCGAGCAGGCCGTCACGGAGATCAGCCTGCCCGCGCTGCGTCGCAGGCGCCCGGTCAAGAACGCGTTCCGGACGGCCGGCCCGTCGGGAACGGTCGGTCAGTCGAACTCGTACGCCTCGACCTCGGCCAGATAG
- a CDS encoding carbohydrate kinase family protein — protein sequence MSTDIPGIDPLDGLRAPQDPDCDVFLTGTVFLDIIFTGLDSAPVRGTESWARGMGSSPGGVANMATALARLGLHTSLAAAFGDDHYGEYCWDALEQGEGIDLSMSHTVPGWHSPVTVSMAYEGERTMVSHGHEAPGPAGTPGVAIPAEEPAFPSCPPRARAAIASLVPGRSEPWVARAARNGARIFADVGWDETGRWDLDALVDLEHCQAFLPNAEEAMRYTRTDCPRAAAHALAERVPLAVVTLGAEGAYAVDAVTGASAEVPAIEVEALDPTGAGDVFVAGFVTGTLADWPLADRLAFAGLTAALSVQEFGGSLSAPDWEEIAAWWQQVRTFADQDPAALQRYAFLEELLPSAARPWPLRRAVPTIGFRRPA from the coding sequence GTGAGCACAGACATTCCAGGCATCGACCCACTGGACGGGCTGCGCGCCCCGCAGGACCCGGACTGCGACGTCTTCCTCACCGGCACGGTCTTCCTCGACATCATCTTCACCGGCCTGGACAGCGCCCCGGTGCGCGGTACCGAGTCCTGGGCGCGCGGCATGGGTTCCAGCCCCGGCGGGGTCGCCAACATGGCCACCGCGCTGGCCCGGCTGGGACTGCACACCTCGCTGGCCGCGGCGTTCGGCGACGACCACTACGGGGAGTACTGCTGGGACGCCCTGGAGCAGGGCGAGGGCATCGACCTGTCGATGTCGCACACCGTCCCCGGCTGGCACTCGCCGGTGACCGTCTCGATGGCGTACGAGGGCGAGCGGACGATGGTCTCGCACGGCCACGAGGCCCCGGGCCCCGCGGGCACCCCCGGCGTCGCGATCCCCGCCGAGGAGCCCGCGTTCCCGAGCTGCCCGCCCCGTGCCCGGGCCGCCATCGCCTCGCTCGTCCCCGGACGCAGCGAACCCTGGGTCGCCAGGGCGGCCAGGAACGGCGCCCGGATCTTCGCCGACGTCGGCTGGGACGAGACCGGCCGCTGGGACCTTGACGCCCTCGTCGACCTGGAGCACTGCCAGGCCTTCCTGCCCAACGCCGAGGAGGCGATGCGCTACACCCGCACCGACTGCCCGCGCGCCGCCGCCCACGCCCTGGCCGAGCGGGTGCCGCTCGCCGTGGTCACCCTGGGCGCGGAGGGCGCGTACGCGGTCGACGCGGTGACCGGGGCGAGCGCCGAGGTACCCGCGATCGAGGTCGAGGCGCTGGACCCGACCGGGGCGGGCGATGTCTTCGTCGCCGGATTCGTCACCGGCACCCTGGCGGACTGGCCGCTGGCCGACCGGCTGGCCTTCGCCGGACTCACCGCGGCGCTCTCGGTGCAGGAGTTCGGCGGATCGTTGTCGGCGCCGGACTGGGAGGAGATCGCCGCCTGGTGGCAGCAGGTCCGCACCTTCGCCGACCAGGACCCGGCGGCGCTCCAGCGATACGCGTTCCTGGAGGAACTGCTGCCCTCCGCGGCCCGGCCATGGCCGCTGCGCCGGGCCGTCCCGACGATCGGCTTCCGCCGCCCGGCGTAA
- a CDS encoding PhoH family protein — protein MTQTPTAQTPAPGQARAQFTVPAKHPMVTVLGSGDALLRVIETAFPAADIHVRGNEVSAAGDATEVALIQRLFDEMMLVLRTGQPMTEDAVERSIAMLRASESGEGDGLETPAEVLTQNILSSRGRTIRPKTLNQKRYVDAIDKHTVVFGIGPAGTGKTYLAMAKAVQALQSKQVNRIILTRPAVEAGERLGFLPGTLYEKIDPYLRPLYDALHDMLDPDSIPRLMAAGTIEVAPLAYMRGRTLNDAFIILDEAQNTSAEQMKMFLTRLGFDSKIVVTGDVTQVDLPNGTKSGLRQVQDILDGVEDVHFSRLTSQDVVRHKLVGRIVDAYEKYDSRDSHKRK, from the coding sequence ATGACTCAGACACCCACAGCCCAGACCCCCGCGCCGGGGCAGGCACGAGCCCAGTTCACCGTTCCGGCCAAGCATCCGATGGTGACCGTTCTGGGCTCAGGTGACGCCCTGCTGCGCGTGATCGAGACGGCCTTCCCGGCGGCCGACATCCATGTCCGGGGAAATGAGGTCAGCGCCGCCGGAGACGCGACGGAAGTCGCCCTGATCCAGCGACTGTTCGACGAGATGATGCTGGTGCTCCGCACCGGTCAGCCGATGACGGAGGACGCAGTGGAACGCTCGATCGCCATGCTCAGGGCGAGTGAGAGCGGCGAGGGGGACGGCCTTGAGACACCGGCCGAGGTGCTCACACAGAACATCCTCTCCAGCCGCGGTCGCACGATCCGCCCCAAGACGCTCAACCAGAAGCGGTACGTCGACGCCATCGACAAGCACACGGTCGTCTTCGGTATCGGCCCCGCGGGCACCGGCAAGACCTATCTCGCCATGGCGAAGGCGGTCCAGGCCCTGCAGTCCAAGCAGGTCAACCGGATCATACTGACCCGTCCCGCCGTCGAGGCGGGCGAACGGCTCGGTTTCCTGCCGGGCACGCTCTACGAGAAGATCGACCCCTATCTGCGCCCGCTCTACGACGCGCTCCACGACATGCTCGACCCTGACTCGATCCCGCGGCTGATGGCGGCGGGCACGATCGAGGTCGCGCCTCTTGCGTACATGCGCGGCCGCACGCTCAATGACGCGTTCATCATCCTCGACGAGGCGCAGAACACCAGCGCCGAGCAGATGAAGATGTTCCTGACCCGGCTCGGTTTCGATTCGAAGATCGTCGTCACCGGTGACGTCACCCAGGTCGACCTGCCGAACGGGACCAAGAGCGGTCTGCGTCAGGTCCAGGACATCCTGGACGGCGTCGAGGACGTGCACTTCTCCCGGCTCACCTCCCAGGATGTCGTCCGGCACAAGCTGGTCGGCCGTATCGTCGACGCGTACGAAAAGTACGACAGCCGAGACAGCCACAAACGGAAGTAG
- the ybeY gene encoding rRNA maturation RNase YbeY, whose translation MSIDVNNESGTEVDEQAILDIARYALARMRIHPLSELSVIVVDTDAMEQLHIQWMDLPGPTDVMSFPMDELRPPSKDDEEPPQGLLGDIVLCPEVAKKQGEDAETQHSMDEELQLLTVHGVLHLLGYDHEEPDEKAEMFGLQAAIVDGWRAEHGLTGPSPAPTVS comes from the coding sequence ATGTCGATCGACGTCAACAACGAGTCCGGAACCGAGGTCGACGAGCAGGCGATCCTCGACATCGCCCGCTACGCGCTCGCGCGGATGCGGATCCACCCGCTCTCCGAACTCTCGGTGATCGTGGTGGACACCGACGCCATGGAGCAGCTCCACATCCAGTGGATGGACCTGCCGGGACCCACGGATGTCATGTCCTTCCCGATGGACGAACTCCGTCCGCCGTCCAAGGACGACGAGGAGCCCCCCCAGGGGCTCCTCGGTGACATCGTGCTCTGCCCGGAGGTCGCCAAGAAGCAGGGCGAGGACGCGGAGACGCAGCACTCCATGGACGAGGAGCTCCAGCTCCTCACCGTCCACGGAGTGCTGCATCTCCTCGGGTACGACCACGAGGAGCCGGACGAGAAGGCCGAGATGTTCGGTCTCCAGGCCGCGATCGTCGACGGCTGGCGCGCCGAGCACGGCCTGACCGGCCCGTCGCCCGCGCCCACCGTGTCGTGA
- a CDS encoding hemolysin family protein: MSVPLVLGAVLLVVVGWLAACAEAGIARTSSFRAAEAVRSGRRGSQKLEQVAADPTRYLNVALLVRVACEMSAGVLVTYACLKEFPETWEALAVAMAVMVLVSYVAIGVSPRTIGRQHPLNTATAAAYVLLPLARVMGPIPQLLILIGNALTPGKGFRKGPFASEAELRAMVDLAEQESLIEDEERRMVHSVFELGDTLVREVMVPRTDLVCIERYKTIRQALTLALRSGFSRIPVTGENEDDIVGIVYLKDLVRKTHINRESEADPVSTAMRPAAFVPDTKNAGDLLREMQQDRSHVAVVIDEYGGTAGIVTIEDILEEIVGEITDEYDRELPPVQELENGCFRVTARLDIGDLGDLFDLDEYDDEDVETVGGLLAKALGRVPIAGASAVVDLPDGRRLRLTAESTAGRRNKIVTVLVEPVGQEGVDAG; encoded by the coding sequence GTGAGCGTTCCCCTCGTCCTGGGTGCCGTCCTGCTGGTCGTCGTCGGCTGGCTGGCGGCCTGTGCGGAGGCGGGCATCGCCCGTACGTCCAGCTTCCGGGCCGCCGAGGCGGTCCGTTCCGGCCGGCGCGGCAGCCAGAAGCTGGAACAGGTCGCGGCAGATCCGACCCGTTATCTCAATGTCGCCCTGCTGGTGCGGGTCGCCTGCGAGATGTCGGCCGGTGTGCTCGTCACGTACGCCTGTCTGAAGGAGTTCCCGGAGACCTGGGAGGCGCTGGCCGTCGCCATGGCCGTGATGGTTCTCGTCTCCTATGTCGCCATCGGTGTGTCGCCGCGCACCATCGGCCGCCAGCACCCGCTGAACACGGCCACGGCGGCGGCGTACGTCCTGCTGCCGCTGGCCAGGGTCATGGGCCCCATCCCGCAGTTGCTGATCCTCATCGGCAACGCGCTGACGCCGGGCAAGGGGTTCCGCAAGGGGCCGTTCGCCAGCGAGGCCGAACTGCGGGCGATGGTCGACCTCGCCGAGCAGGAGTCGCTGATCGAGGACGAGGAGCGCCGCATGGTGCACTCGGTCTTCGAGCTCGGTGACACGCTCGTACGCGAGGTCATGGTGCCGCGGACCGACCTGGTCTGCATCGAGCGCTACAAGACGATCCGGCAGGCGCTGACCCTGGCGCTGCGCTCCGGTTTCTCGCGGATCCCCGTCACCGGGGAGAACGAGGACGACATCGTCGGCATCGTGTACCTCAAGGACCTGGTCCGCAAGACGCACATCAACCGCGAGTCGGAGGCCGATCCGGTCTCCACGGCGATGCGGCCGGCGGCGTTCGTGCCCGACACGAAGAACGCCGGTGATCTGCTGCGCGAGATGCAGCAGGACCGTAGCCATGTCGCCGTCGTGATCGACGAGTACGGCGGCACGGCGGGCATCGTCACCATCGAGGACATCCTCGAAGAGATCGTCGGCGAGATCACCGACGAGTACGACCGTGAACTCCCGCCCGTCCAGGAGCTGGAGAACGGCTGCTTCCGGGTGACCGCGCGCCTGGACATCGGCGACCTCGGGGACCTGTTCGACCTCGACGAGTACGACGACGAGGACGTGGAAACGGTCGGCGGACTGCTGGCGAAGGCGCTGGGCCGAGTACCGATCGCCGGGGCGTCGGCGGTCGTCGATCTGCCGGACGGCCGCCGGCTGCGGCTGACGGCGGAGTCCACGGCGGGCCGCCGGAACAAGATCGTCACGGTGCTGGTGGAGCCCGTGGGGCAGGAGGGGGTGGACGCGGGGTGA